One Paraburkholderia agricolaris DNA segment encodes these proteins:
- a CDS encoding M20 aminoacylase family protein, with product MSEATRFTEVSDLVPAAESLREIRHHIHHRPELAYEEVQTAALVAEKLEQWGWQVTRGVGQTGVVGTLKLGTGTRSIGIRADMDALPIIEQTGLPYASGTHGKMHACGHDGHTTMLLGAAQHLAATRNFSGTVHLYFQPAEESGIDSGAMKMINDGLFERFPCDAVFGLHNHPGEEPGVMLFRKGPFMSAGDKAIITIEGVGGHAARPHLTVDPVVVAASIVMALQTIVARNVDPSQPAVVTVGSMHAGTANNVISSSAKLELSVRSFSPEVRTLLKKRITELAGSQAASYGGKAVVEYIEGYPVVVNSDAETDFAVQVARELVGDDKVVEQTDILMGSEDFAFMLQKRPGTFLRIGNGAGEDGCMVHNPHYDFNDRNLPVGAAFWTRLVERYLGQ from the coding sequence ATGAGCGAAGCCACGCGTTTTACCGAAGTGTCCGACCTGGTGCCTGCCGCCGAAAGCCTGCGCGAGATCCGCCATCACATTCATCACCGCCCGGAACTGGCCTACGAGGAAGTGCAAACCGCCGCGCTGGTGGCCGAGAAACTCGAGCAGTGGGGCTGGCAGGTCACGCGCGGCGTCGGCCAAACCGGTGTGGTGGGCACACTGAAACTGGGCACGGGCACGCGCAGTATCGGCATTCGCGCCGACATGGACGCGCTGCCGATCATCGAACAGACCGGTCTGCCGTATGCGAGCGGCACGCACGGCAAGATGCACGCGTGCGGCCACGACGGCCACACGACCATGCTGCTCGGCGCCGCCCAGCACCTTGCCGCCACCCGCAATTTCTCGGGCACCGTGCATCTGTATTTCCAGCCGGCCGAGGAAAGCGGCATCGACAGCGGTGCGATGAAGATGATCAACGACGGCCTGTTCGAGCGCTTCCCGTGCGACGCCGTGTTCGGTCTGCACAATCATCCGGGCGAGGAGCCGGGCGTGATGCTGTTCCGCAAGGGGCCGTTCATGTCGGCGGGCGACAAGGCGATCATCACGATCGAGGGCGTGGGCGGTCATGCCGCGCGTCCGCATCTGACGGTCGATCCGGTGGTGGTCGCGGCGAGCATCGTGATGGCCTTGCAGACGATCGTCGCGCGTAACGTCGACCCGTCGCAGCCGGCGGTGGTGACAGTCGGCTCGATGCATGCGGGCACCGCGAACAACGTGATTTCCAGCAGCGCGAAGCTGGAATTGAGCGTGCGTTCCTTCAGCCCTGAAGTACGTACCTTGCTGAAAAAGCGCATTACCGAACTCGCCGGGAGCCAGGCTGCGAGCTATGGTGGCAAGGCGGTGGTGGAGTACATCGAAGGTTATCCGGTGGTGGTCAATTCGGATGCCGAAACGGATTTCGCGGTGCAGGTGGCGCGCGAACTGGTCGGCGACGACAAGGTGGTCGAGCAGACCGACATCCTGATGGGCAGCGAGGATTTCGCCTTCATGCTGCAAAAGCGGCCCGGTACGTTCCTGCGGATCGGCAACGGTGCGGGCGAAGACGGCTGCATGGTGCACAACCCCCATTACGACTTCAACGATCGCAATCTGCCGGTCGGCGCGGCTTTCTGGACGCGGCTGGTGGAGCGGTATCTGGGGCAATGA